A genome region from Phoenix dactylifera cultivar Barhee BC4 chromosome 18, palm_55x_up_171113_PBpolish2nd_filt_p, whole genome shotgun sequence includes the following:
- the LOC103710695 gene encoding uncharacterized protein LOC103710695: MEKVGCGQEGAVLKKGKKKQAKDEVDRLKQAEKKRRRLEKALATSAAIRSELEKKKQKKKEEQQRLDEEGAAIAEAVALHVLLGEDKDESCHFVLNNNRRYNPRDYSSNFDLFMGHQNFAKYSVGGLGWATDAYGPEWKWNDWVLGQSPPAAVHARQLQTPYYEDACQRADLSAGHIAAQAVSSLQIAEDPYNEQFAGQGMATVVINRMLGGSNMGNKVRFYR, from the coding sequence ATGGAGAAAGTTGGATGTGGTCAAGAAGGTGCAGTcctgaagaaagggaagaaaaagcaGGCCAAAGATGAGGTGGATCGCCTCAAGCAGGctgagaagaaaaggaggcgCTTAGAGAAAGCGCTCGCAACCTCAGCAGCCATACGCTCTGAgttggagaagaagaaacagaagaagaaagaagaacaacAGCGGCTTGATGAGGAAGGTGCTGCAATAGCTGAGGCTGTTGCTCTGCATGTCCTTCTAGGGGAAGATAAAGATGAATCCTGTCATTTCGTGCTGAACAATAATAGAAGATACAATCCTAGGGATTACTCTAGCAATTTTGACCTTTTCATGGGTCATCAGAATTTTGCAAAATATTCTGTTGGGGGACTGGGATGGGCAACTGATGCATATGGGCCTGAATGGAAGTGGAATGATTGGGTGCTTGGACAGTCGCCACCTGCTGCGGTGCATGCAAGACAACTCCAAACACCATATTATGAGGATGCATGTCAAAGAGCAGATCTATCTGCGGGGCATATAGCAGCACAGGCAGTCTCATCACTTCAAATTGCAGAGGATCCATATAACGAACAATTTGCTGGTCAAGGAATGGCAACTGTTGTCATCAATAGGATGCTGGGAGGCAGCAACATGGGTAACAAAGTTCGTTTTTACAGGTAG
- the LOC103710697 gene encoding probable polygalacturonase isoform X2, which produces MAWQRHSSISLQTLALWISLMAVSIGTADCARRSVQLPGSSRDGGVMRPFKYAATSCRAKTASLTDFGGVGDGKTSNTKAFQAAVAHLAQFAGGGGGGMLYVPAGRWLTGPFNLTNSFTLFLHRDAVILATQDMSEWPVIDPLPSYGRGRDHAGGRYSSLIGGSNLTDVIITGDNGTIDGQGAFWWQKFHGGKLKYTRGYLIELLHTDQIFISNLTLLNSPAWNIHPVYSSNIVISGITILAPVRSPNTDGINPDSCSHVRIEDCYIVSGDDCVAIKSGWDEYGIAVGMPSQHIIIRRLTCISPTSAVIALGSEMSGGIQDVRAEDITAIDSESGVRIKTAVGRGAYVKDIFVRGMNLNTMKWVFWMTGSYKSHPDNKYDPNAIPVVKGISYSDVVATDVTQAARLEGISNAPFTGICISNVTVQLAAKAKKQSWTCTDVEGVSKGVSPTPCASLPDQGAGAEPCPFPTDRLPIDDIVFEECSYTS; this is translated from the exons ATGGCGTGGCAGAGGCACAGTAGCATCTCACTCCAA ACCCTGGCGTTATGGATTTCACTAATGGCGGTATCCATCGGAACGGCGGACTGCGCCCGGCGGAGCGTCCAGCTCCCCGGCAGCAGCCGCGATGGCGGGGTGATGCGGCCGTTCAAGTACGCGGCGACGAGCTGCCGGGCCAAAACGGCGTCGCTGACGGACTTCGGCGGGGTCGGCGACGGCAAGACCTCCAACACGAAGGCCTTCCAGGCGGCGGTGGCGCACCTGGCCCAgttcgccggcggcggcggtggcgggaTGCTGTACGTGCCGGCGGGGCGGTGGCTGACGGGGCCCTTCAACCTCACCAACTCCTTCACCCTCTTCCTCCACCGCGACGCCGTCATCCTCGCCACCCAG GATATGAGTGAATGGCCAGTCATTGATCCCCTGCCATCATATGGGAGAGGAAGAGATCATGCTGGTGGAAGATACAGCAGCCTCATTGGAGGATCTAACCTCACTGATGTAATTATCACAG GGGACAATGGAACGATTGATGGGCAGGGGGCTTTCTGGTGGCAGAAATTCCATGGAGGCAAACTTAAATACACACGCGGGTATCTCATCGAACTATTGCACACTGACCAGATCTTTATATCCAATCTTACACTGCTCAACTCTCCTGCATGGAACATCCATCCGGTCTACAGCAG CAACATTGTAATTTCGGGCATCACTATACTCGCACCAGTCCGTTCTCCAAACACGGATGGGATAAACCCAG ACTCCTGCTCCCATGTTCGAATTGAGGACTGCTACATAGTCTCAGGCGATGACTGCGTTGCCATTAAGAGTGGCTGGGATGAGTATGGCATCGCTGTCGGAATGCCGAGCCAGCACATCATTATCCGAAGGCTGACCTGCATTTCCCCAACCAGTGCCGTCATCGCTCTAGGGAGCGAGATGTCAGGTGGAATTCAAGACGTGAGGGCCGAGGATATCACCGCCATCGATTCCGAGTCTGGGGTCCGAATCAAGACTGCTGTTGGGAGGGGAGCATATGTGAAAGATATCTTTGTCAGGGGGATGAATCTCAACACCATGAAGTGGGTGTTCTGGATGACTGGAAGCTACAAGTCCCACCCTGATAACAAGTATGATCCCAATGCCATTCCAGTTGTCAAAGGGATCAGTTACAGTGATGTCGTTGCCACGGATGTAACACAAGCAGCGAGGTTGGAGGGCATTTCAAATGCGCCATTTACAGGCATTTGCATTTCTAATGTCACAGTCCAGTTAGCAGCAAAGGCAAAGAAGCAGTCATGGACCTGCACTGATGTTGAGGGTGTGTCTAAGGGAGTGAGTCCTACACCTTGTGCTTCACTACCAGATCAGGGTGCCGGTGCCGAGCCATGCCCGTTCCCTACCGACAGACTACCTATTGATGATATAGTATTCGAGGAGTGCTCATACACGAGCTAA
- the LOC103710697 gene encoding probable polygalacturonase isoform X1 yields the protein MAWQRHSSISLQTRIPPTSFQTLALWISLMAVSIGTADCARRSVQLPGSSRDGGVMRPFKYAATSCRAKTASLTDFGGVGDGKTSNTKAFQAAVAHLAQFAGGGGGGMLYVPAGRWLTGPFNLTNSFTLFLHRDAVILATQDMSEWPVIDPLPSYGRGRDHAGGRYSSLIGGSNLTDVIITGDNGTIDGQGAFWWQKFHGGKLKYTRGYLIELLHTDQIFISNLTLLNSPAWNIHPVYSSNIVISGITILAPVRSPNTDGINPDSCSHVRIEDCYIVSGDDCVAIKSGWDEYGIAVGMPSQHIIIRRLTCISPTSAVIALGSEMSGGIQDVRAEDITAIDSESGVRIKTAVGRGAYVKDIFVRGMNLNTMKWVFWMTGSYKSHPDNKYDPNAIPVVKGISYSDVVATDVTQAARLEGISNAPFTGICISNVTVQLAAKAKKQSWTCTDVEGVSKGVSPTPCASLPDQGAGAEPCPFPTDRLPIDDIVFEECSYTS from the exons ATGGCGTGGCAGAGGCACAGTAGCATCTCACTCCAA ACTCGCATACCTCCCACCTCTTTCCAGACCCTGGCGTTATGGATTTCACTAATGGCGGTATCCATCGGAACGGCGGACTGCGCCCGGCGGAGCGTCCAGCTCCCCGGCAGCAGCCGCGATGGCGGGGTGATGCGGCCGTTCAAGTACGCGGCGACGAGCTGCCGGGCCAAAACGGCGTCGCTGACGGACTTCGGCGGGGTCGGCGACGGCAAGACCTCCAACACGAAGGCCTTCCAGGCGGCGGTGGCGCACCTGGCCCAgttcgccggcggcggcggtggcgggaTGCTGTACGTGCCGGCGGGGCGGTGGCTGACGGGGCCCTTCAACCTCACCAACTCCTTCACCCTCTTCCTCCACCGCGACGCCGTCATCCTCGCCACCCAG GATATGAGTGAATGGCCAGTCATTGATCCCCTGCCATCATATGGGAGAGGAAGAGATCATGCTGGTGGAAGATACAGCAGCCTCATTGGAGGATCTAACCTCACTGATGTAATTATCACAG GGGACAATGGAACGATTGATGGGCAGGGGGCTTTCTGGTGGCAGAAATTCCATGGAGGCAAACTTAAATACACACGCGGGTATCTCATCGAACTATTGCACACTGACCAGATCTTTATATCCAATCTTACACTGCTCAACTCTCCTGCATGGAACATCCATCCGGTCTACAGCAG CAACATTGTAATTTCGGGCATCACTATACTCGCACCAGTCCGTTCTCCAAACACGGATGGGATAAACCCAG ACTCCTGCTCCCATGTTCGAATTGAGGACTGCTACATAGTCTCAGGCGATGACTGCGTTGCCATTAAGAGTGGCTGGGATGAGTATGGCATCGCTGTCGGAATGCCGAGCCAGCACATCATTATCCGAAGGCTGACCTGCATTTCCCCAACCAGTGCCGTCATCGCTCTAGGGAGCGAGATGTCAGGTGGAATTCAAGACGTGAGGGCCGAGGATATCACCGCCATCGATTCCGAGTCTGGGGTCCGAATCAAGACTGCTGTTGGGAGGGGAGCATATGTGAAAGATATCTTTGTCAGGGGGATGAATCTCAACACCATGAAGTGGGTGTTCTGGATGACTGGAAGCTACAAGTCCCACCCTGATAACAAGTATGATCCCAATGCCATTCCAGTTGTCAAAGGGATCAGTTACAGTGATGTCGTTGCCACGGATGTAACACAAGCAGCGAGGTTGGAGGGCATTTCAAATGCGCCATTTACAGGCATTTGCATTTCTAATGTCACAGTCCAGTTAGCAGCAAAGGCAAAGAAGCAGTCATGGACCTGCACTGATGTTGAGGGTGTGTCTAAGGGAGTGAGTCCTACACCTTGTGCTTCACTACCAGATCAGGGTGCCGGTGCCGAGCCATGCCCGTTCCCTACCGACAGACTACCTATTGATGATATAGTATTCGAGGAGTGCTCATACACGAGCTAA
- the LOC103710697 gene encoding probable polygalacturonase isoform X4 produces MEKTLALWISLMAVSIGTADCARRSVQLPGSSRDGGVMRPFKYAATSCRAKTASLTDFGGVGDGKTSNTKAFQAAVAHLAQFAGGGGGGMLYVPAGRWLTGPFNLTNSFTLFLHRDAVILATQDMSEWPVIDPLPSYGRGRDHAGGRYSSLIGGSNLTDVIITGDNGTIDGQGAFWWQKFHGGKLKYTRGYLIELLHTDQIFISNLTLLNSPAWNIHPVYSSNIVISGITILAPVRSPNTDGINPDSCSHVRIEDCYIVSGDDCVAIKSGWDEYGIAVGMPSQHIIIRRLTCISPTSAVIALGSEMSGGIQDVRAEDITAIDSESGVRIKTAVGRGAYVKDIFVRGMNLNTMKWVFWMTGSYKSHPDNKYDPNAIPVVKGISYSDVVATDVTQAARLEGISNAPFTGICISNVTVQLAAKAKKQSWTCTDVEGVSKGVSPTPCASLPDQGAGAEPCPFPTDRLPIDDIVFEECSYTS; encoded by the exons ATGGAGAAA ACCCTGGCGTTATGGATTTCACTAATGGCGGTATCCATCGGAACGGCGGACTGCGCCCGGCGGAGCGTCCAGCTCCCCGGCAGCAGCCGCGATGGCGGGGTGATGCGGCCGTTCAAGTACGCGGCGACGAGCTGCCGGGCCAAAACGGCGTCGCTGACGGACTTCGGCGGGGTCGGCGACGGCAAGACCTCCAACACGAAGGCCTTCCAGGCGGCGGTGGCGCACCTGGCCCAgttcgccggcggcggcggtggcgggaTGCTGTACGTGCCGGCGGGGCGGTGGCTGACGGGGCCCTTCAACCTCACCAACTCCTTCACCCTCTTCCTCCACCGCGACGCCGTCATCCTCGCCACCCAG GATATGAGTGAATGGCCAGTCATTGATCCCCTGCCATCATATGGGAGAGGAAGAGATCATGCTGGTGGAAGATACAGCAGCCTCATTGGAGGATCTAACCTCACTGATGTAATTATCACAG GGGACAATGGAACGATTGATGGGCAGGGGGCTTTCTGGTGGCAGAAATTCCATGGAGGCAAACTTAAATACACACGCGGGTATCTCATCGAACTATTGCACACTGACCAGATCTTTATATCCAATCTTACACTGCTCAACTCTCCTGCATGGAACATCCATCCGGTCTACAGCAG CAACATTGTAATTTCGGGCATCACTATACTCGCACCAGTCCGTTCTCCAAACACGGATGGGATAAACCCAG ACTCCTGCTCCCATGTTCGAATTGAGGACTGCTACATAGTCTCAGGCGATGACTGCGTTGCCATTAAGAGTGGCTGGGATGAGTATGGCATCGCTGTCGGAATGCCGAGCCAGCACATCATTATCCGAAGGCTGACCTGCATTTCCCCAACCAGTGCCGTCATCGCTCTAGGGAGCGAGATGTCAGGTGGAATTCAAGACGTGAGGGCCGAGGATATCACCGCCATCGATTCCGAGTCTGGGGTCCGAATCAAGACTGCTGTTGGGAGGGGAGCATATGTGAAAGATATCTTTGTCAGGGGGATGAATCTCAACACCATGAAGTGGGTGTTCTGGATGACTGGAAGCTACAAGTCCCACCCTGATAACAAGTATGATCCCAATGCCATTCCAGTTGTCAAAGGGATCAGTTACAGTGATGTCGTTGCCACGGATGTAACACAAGCAGCGAGGTTGGAGGGCATTTCAAATGCGCCATTTACAGGCATTTGCATTTCTAATGTCACAGTCCAGTTAGCAGCAAAGGCAAAGAAGCAGTCATGGACCTGCACTGATGTTGAGGGTGTGTCTAAGGGAGTGAGTCCTACACCTTGTGCTTCACTACCAGATCAGGGTGCCGGTGCCGAGCCATGCCCGTTCCCTACCGACAGACTACCTATTGATGATATAGTATTCGAGGAGTGCTCATACACGAGCTAA
- the LOC103710697 gene encoding probable polygalacturonase isoform X3, whose protein sequence is MEKTRIPPTSFQTLALWISLMAVSIGTADCARRSVQLPGSSRDGGVMRPFKYAATSCRAKTASLTDFGGVGDGKTSNTKAFQAAVAHLAQFAGGGGGGMLYVPAGRWLTGPFNLTNSFTLFLHRDAVILATQDMSEWPVIDPLPSYGRGRDHAGGRYSSLIGGSNLTDVIITGDNGTIDGQGAFWWQKFHGGKLKYTRGYLIELLHTDQIFISNLTLLNSPAWNIHPVYSSNIVISGITILAPVRSPNTDGINPDSCSHVRIEDCYIVSGDDCVAIKSGWDEYGIAVGMPSQHIIIRRLTCISPTSAVIALGSEMSGGIQDVRAEDITAIDSESGVRIKTAVGRGAYVKDIFVRGMNLNTMKWVFWMTGSYKSHPDNKYDPNAIPVVKGISYSDVVATDVTQAARLEGISNAPFTGICISNVTVQLAAKAKKQSWTCTDVEGVSKGVSPTPCASLPDQGAGAEPCPFPTDRLPIDDIVFEECSYTS, encoded by the exons ATGGAGAAA ACTCGCATACCTCCCACCTCTTTCCAGACCCTGGCGTTATGGATTTCACTAATGGCGGTATCCATCGGAACGGCGGACTGCGCCCGGCGGAGCGTCCAGCTCCCCGGCAGCAGCCGCGATGGCGGGGTGATGCGGCCGTTCAAGTACGCGGCGACGAGCTGCCGGGCCAAAACGGCGTCGCTGACGGACTTCGGCGGGGTCGGCGACGGCAAGACCTCCAACACGAAGGCCTTCCAGGCGGCGGTGGCGCACCTGGCCCAgttcgccggcggcggcggtggcgggaTGCTGTACGTGCCGGCGGGGCGGTGGCTGACGGGGCCCTTCAACCTCACCAACTCCTTCACCCTCTTCCTCCACCGCGACGCCGTCATCCTCGCCACCCAG GATATGAGTGAATGGCCAGTCATTGATCCCCTGCCATCATATGGGAGAGGAAGAGATCATGCTGGTGGAAGATACAGCAGCCTCATTGGAGGATCTAACCTCACTGATGTAATTATCACAG GGGACAATGGAACGATTGATGGGCAGGGGGCTTTCTGGTGGCAGAAATTCCATGGAGGCAAACTTAAATACACACGCGGGTATCTCATCGAACTATTGCACACTGACCAGATCTTTATATCCAATCTTACACTGCTCAACTCTCCTGCATGGAACATCCATCCGGTCTACAGCAG CAACATTGTAATTTCGGGCATCACTATACTCGCACCAGTCCGTTCTCCAAACACGGATGGGATAAACCCAG ACTCCTGCTCCCATGTTCGAATTGAGGACTGCTACATAGTCTCAGGCGATGACTGCGTTGCCATTAAGAGTGGCTGGGATGAGTATGGCATCGCTGTCGGAATGCCGAGCCAGCACATCATTATCCGAAGGCTGACCTGCATTTCCCCAACCAGTGCCGTCATCGCTCTAGGGAGCGAGATGTCAGGTGGAATTCAAGACGTGAGGGCCGAGGATATCACCGCCATCGATTCCGAGTCTGGGGTCCGAATCAAGACTGCTGTTGGGAGGGGAGCATATGTGAAAGATATCTTTGTCAGGGGGATGAATCTCAACACCATGAAGTGGGTGTTCTGGATGACTGGAAGCTACAAGTCCCACCCTGATAACAAGTATGATCCCAATGCCATTCCAGTTGTCAAAGGGATCAGTTACAGTGATGTCGTTGCCACGGATGTAACACAAGCAGCGAGGTTGGAGGGCATTTCAAATGCGCCATTTACAGGCATTTGCATTTCTAATGTCACAGTCCAGTTAGCAGCAAAGGCAAAGAAGCAGTCATGGACCTGCACTGATGTTGAGGGTGTGTCTAAGGGAGTGAGTCCTACACCTTGTGCTTCACTACCAGATCAGGGTGCCGGTGCCGAGCCATGCCCGTTCCCTACCGACAGACTACCTATTGATGATATAGTATTCGAGGAGTGCTCATACACGAGCTAA